In one Roseburia intestinalis L1-82 genomic region, the following are encoded:
- the def gene encoding peptide deformylase, translating to MALRTIRIQGDPVLTKKCREITEMTPKIKELIDDMLDTMYEANGVGLAGPQVGVLKRIVVIDIGEGPVVMINPVILEKSGEQTGDEGCLSLPGKAGTVTRPNYVKAHAFDENMEEYEIEGTELMARAICHELDHLDGHMYTEIVEGPLHDVTYDDPEE from the coding sequence ATGGCACTTAGAACAATCAGAATACAGGGAGATCCTGTACTTACCAAAAAATGCAGAGAAATCACCGAAATGACACCAAAGATCAAAGAACTGATCGACGATATGCTTGATACCATGTATGAGGCAAACGGAGTCGGACTTGCAGGACCACAGGTCGGTGTTTTAAAAAGAATCGTAGTCATCGATATCGGGGAAGGCCCGGTTGTTATGATCAATCCGGTGATTCTGGAAAAGTCAGGCGAGCAGACCGGGGATGAGGGCTGTTTAAGTCTTCCGGGAAAAGCAGGTACCGTTACAAGACCGAATTATGTGAAGGCACACGCGTTTGATGAAAATATGGAAGAATATGAGATCGAGGGGACCGAGCTTATGGCACGTGCAATCTGTCATGAGTTAGACCACCTTGACGGACATATGTACACGGAGATCGTAGAAGGACCGTTACATGATGTAACTTATGATGATCCGGAGGAATAA
- the fmt gene encoding methionyl-tRNA formyltransferase, translating into MRVIFMGTPDFSVGTLEEIIKAGHEVVLVVSQPDKAVGRSKALKYTPVKECAIAHGIEVYQPERVRDSACIEYLKSFHADIMIVVAFGQIIPKAVLDMPKYGCVNVHASLLPKYRGAAPIQWAVINGDPYTGVSTQRMDEGVDTGDIILEEKVEIRPDETGGSLFDRLAEVGAELCVKTIEAIENGTAVYTPQDNSKATHTAKIHKELGSIDWTKSAKEIECLIRGLNPWPSAYTRLDGKTLKIWRANVLPDEKKAAPGCIIKAEKGSFLVQTGDGVLELLEVQLEGKKRMTTDAFLNGYTVEEGTYFTRG; encoded by the coding sequence ATGAGAGTAATTTTCATGGGAACACCGGATTTTTCGGTGGGGACATTAGAAGAGATTATAAAAGCCGGTCATGAGGTTGTGCTGGTTGTCTCACAGCCGGATAAAGCGGTGGGAAGAAGTAAGGCATTAAAATATACGCCGGTGAAGGAATGTGCCATCGCACACGGCATTGAGGTCTATCAGCCGGAGCGTGTCAGGGACAGCGCATGTATCGAGTATCTGAAATCGTTCCATGCGGATATTATGATCGTGGTGGCTTTTGGACAGATTATACCAAAGGCAGTGTTAGACATGCCAAAATATGGCTGTGTGAATGTACATGCATCGCTACTGCCAAAATATCGTGGCGCAGCACCGATCCAGTGGGCTGTCATCAACGGCGATCCGTATACCGGAGTGTCCACACAGCGCATGGACGAAGGTGTTGATACGGGAGATATCATTTTAGAAGAAAAAGTGGAGATCCGGCCGGATGAGACAGGTGGAAGTTTATTTGACCGCCTTGCAGAGGTTGGAGCAGAACTCTGCGTAAAGACGATCGAAGCAATCGAAAATGGAACGGCTGTTTACACACCACAGGATAACAGTAAAGCCACACATACAGCAAAGATCCATAAAGAGTTGGGAAGTATTGACTGGACGAAGAGTGCGAAAGAGATCGAATGTCTGATCCGCGGTTTAAATCCGTGGCCAAGTGCATATACGAGACTTGACGGAAAGACACTTAAGATATGGAGGGCAAATGTGCTGCCGGATGAAAAGAAAGCGGCTCCGGGATGCATCATAAAAGCGGAAAAGGGAAGTTTTCTGGTACAGACAGGAGACGGTGTCTTAGAGCTTCTTGAGGTACAGTTAGAAGGAAAAAAACGTATGACCACGGATGCATTTTTAAATGGCTATACGGTGGAAGAGGGAACTTATTTTACACGTGGTTAA
- a CDS encoding zinc metallopeptidase, translating into MPYYYYGFDPTYVLVLIGAVICLIASARVKSTFNKYSQYRSMSGMTGAQAAERILNSAGIYDVTVCHISGSLTDHYNPSKKTLNLSDSVYGSNSVAAIGVAAHECGHAIQHQKNYVPLTLRTAIVPVANIGSTLAWPLILIGLFFNRSTGAMLINLGILCFSFAVLFQLVTLPVEFNASRRALHILGEQGILSDSELPYTRKVLKAAALTYVASAAAAILQLLRLVLLFGGRNRDD; encoded by the coding sequence ATGCCTTATTACTATTATGGTTTTGATCCGACTTATGTTTTGGTTCTGATCGGCGCAGTGATCTGCCTGATCGCATCTGCAAGAGTAAAGAGTACTTTCAATAAATATTCCCAGTACCGCAGTATGAGCGGTATGACCGGGGCACAGGCGGCGGAACGTATTTTAAATTCAGCCGGTATCTATGATGTGACGGTCTGCCATATATCGGGAAGTCTGACCGATCACTACAATCCGTCAAAAAAGACACTGAATCTGTCTGACTCCGTATACGGAAGCAATTCTGTCGCAGCGATCGGTGTTGCAGCGCACGAGTGTGGACATGCGATCCAGCATCAGAAAAACTATGTGCCGCTGACACTCCGCACGGCGATCGTTCCGGTTGCAAACATTGGATCTACACTTGCATGGCCGTTAATTCTGATCGGTCTGTTTTTTAACCGCTCAACCGGTGCAATGCTGATCAATCTTGGAATCTTATGTTTTTCATTTGCAGTATTATTCCAGCTTGTCACTCTTCCGGTAGAGTTTAATGCTTCACGCCGGGCACTCCATATTTTAGGTGAGCAGGGAATTTTATCAGACAGTGAACTGCCTTATACCAGAAAAGTATTGAAGGCTGCGGCATTGACCTATGTTGCAAGTGCTGCGGCAGCAATCTTACAGCTGTTAAGGCTGGTTCTTTTATTTGGAGGACGTAATCGTGATGACTGA
- the rsmB gene encoding 16S rRNA (cytosine(967)-C(5))-methyltransferase RsmB, translated as MTDTVNTRRLALDVLLEVTEHGAYSNQVLRAVLEKYQYMEKYERAFLTRLVEGTIQHMIELDYVIDQFSKVKVKKMKPVIRNILRMGVYQIQYMDSVPDSAACNEAVKLARKSGFSTLSGFVNGVLRNIARNSGSIRYPDEEKEPVLALSVRYSMPEWIVEEWLNAYGMEQTKAILDAFSKETPITIRTNVTKITPDALKEQLKAEGVTVQTLEELSYAGLPYTDAYHYAFAISGFDHLMALPSFQDGLFYVQDISSMMVAEAAAPEKGAHVIDVCAAPGGKSIHLAEMLDGTGSVESRDLTGYKTGLIEENISRYQIKNMTTKVWDATVPDESAEDTADVLVADLPCSGLGVLRKKTDIRYKMSRGQQEELEALQRRILDTVCSYVKKDGIMVYSTCTINPGENQENVAWFLGKHPEFELLDMEQIYPGTQVGDGFFYARLRRIS; from the coding sequence ATGACTGATACCGTAAATACAAGAAGACTTGCACTTGATGTTCTGCTTGAGGTGACGGAACATGGGGCATACAGCAATCAGGTGCTCCGTGCCGTGCTCGAAAAATATCAGTATATGGAAAAATATGAGCGGGCGTTTCTGACAAGACTGGTGGAGGGAACGATCCAGCACATGATCGAACTTGATTATGTGATCGACCAGTTCTCAAAAGTGAAAGTGAAAAAAATGAAACCGGTCATCCGCAATATTTTAAGAATGGGTGTGTATCAGATACAGTATATGGATTCCGTACCGGATTCGGCAGCCTGCAATGAGGCGGTAAAACTGGCAAGAAAAAGCGGTTTTTCCACACTGAGCGGTTTTGTGAACGGAGTGCTTCGAAATATTGCAAGAAACAGTGGTTCCATCCGGTATCCGGATGAAGAAAAGGAGCCGGTTCTGGCGTTAAGTGTGCGTTATTCCATGCCGGAGTGGATTGTGGAAGAATGGCTTAACGCCTATGGCATGGAGCAGACAAAGGCAATTTTAGATGCTTTTTCAAAGGAAACACCGATTACGATCCGTACCAATGTGACCAAAATTACGCCGGATGCGTTAAAGGAACAGTTAAAAGCCGAAGGCGTGACGGTGCAGACGTTAGAAGAACTTTCTTATGCCGGACTGCCATATACGGATGCATATCACTATGCATTTGCAATTTCAGGTTTTGATCATCTGATGGCACTTCCATCATTTCAGGACGGTCTTTTTTATGTGCAGGATATCAGTTCCATGATGGTGGCTGAGGCCGCAGCACCGGAGAAAGGCGCACATGTGATCGATGTCTGTGCGGCTCCCGGAGGCAAGAGCATTCATCTTGCTGAGATGCTGGACGGCACCGGAAGTGTGGAATCGCGTGACCTGACAGGGTATAAGACCGGACTGATCGAGGAAAATATCAGCCGTTACCAGATAAAAAATATGACGACAAAAGTGTGGGATGCCACGGTGCCGGACGAGAGTGCAGAAGATACAGCGGACGTGCTGGTCGCAGATCTGCCATGCTCCGGTCTGGGGGTTCTGCGCAAAAAGACAGACATCCGCTATAAAATGAGCCGGGGGCAGCAGGAAGAGTTAGAAGCACTTCAGCGTCGGATTCTAGATACGGTCTGTTCTTATGTCAAAAAGGACGGGATCATGGTATATTCTACCTGTACGATCAACCCGGGAGAAAATCAGGAGAATGTCGCGTGGTTTTTAGGAAAACATCCTGAATTTGA